The nucleotide window CGCAACAAGGACGACGTGCCGGTCATCGAGTTCCGCCAGGAATGCCGGACCTTCGCCGCGCATTGGCTCGACGTGCAGCGCGCCGAGTTCAAGCGCCTCGGCGTCACCGGCGATTGGGAGCACCCCTACGCGACCATGGCCTTCCCGGCCGAGGCCGCGATCGCGCGCGAACTCATGACCTTCGCCATGACCGGCCAGCTCTATCGCGGCTCGAAGCCGGTGATGTGGTCGGTGGTGGAGAAGACGGCGCTCGCCGAGGCCGAGGTCGAGTACGAGGACCACGTCAGCGACACCATCTTCGCGGCCTTCCGGCTGACCGCCGGAGCCGCTGCCGATCTGGCCGCGGCGCGAATCGTGATCTGGACCACGACGCCCTGGACGATGCCGGGCAACCGCGCCGTCGCCTATTCGAAGCGCGTGGCCTACGGGCTATACCGGGTGACGCAGGCGGCCGAGGAGAATTGGGCGAAGGTCGGCGACAGCTACCTCCTCGCCGATACCCTGGCCGCCGGGCTCTTCGCCTCCGCTCGCGTGGAGGCGTTCGAGCGCGTCCGCGACGTGAGCGCCGCCGAACTGGCCGGTCTCACGCTGGCGCATCCGCTGGCGGGCCATACGCCGGGCTACGACTTCCAGGTTCCGCTTCTCGACGGCGACCACGTCACCGACGAGGCCGGAACCGGCTTCGTCCATACGGCGCCGGGCCATGGCCGCGAGGATTTCGAGGTCTGGATGGCCAATGGCCGGGCGCTTCAGGGGCGCGGCATCGACACTCGCATCCCCTACACCGTCGATGCGGACGGCGCGCTCACGGAAGAGGCGCCCGGTTTCACGGGAAAACTCGTGCTGACGCCGAAAGGCGAGAAGGGCGACGCCAACAAGGCGGTCATCGCCGCCCTGACCGGGGCCGGGACTCTGGTGGCGCGCGGCACGCTCAAGCACAGCTACCCGCATTCCTGGCGCTCGAAGAAGCCGGTCATCTTCCGCAATACGCCGCAATGGTTCATCGCGCTGGACAGGCCGGTGGAATCCCTCGACGGGCGCACCCTGCGCGAAGTGGCGTTGAAGGCCATCGACGAGACCCAGTGGGTGCCGACGCAAGGCAAGAACCGGATCAACGGCATGGTCGCCAACCGGCCCGACTGGGTGGTGTCGCGCCAGCGGGCCTGGGGCGTGCCGATCACCGTCTTCGTCAAGCGCGGCACCAGCGAGGTCCTGCGCGACGAGGCGGTGAATGCGCGCATCGCGGCGGCCTTCAAGGCGGAGGGGGCCGACGCCTGGTTCACCGATGCCGACGGCGCGCGCTTCCTCGCCCCCGACTACGATCCGGCCGATTACGAGAAGGTGACGGACGTCCTCGACGTCTGGTTCGATTCCGGCTCGACCCACGCCTTCGTTCTCGACGATCCCGAGATGTTCCCGGGCCTGTCCGGCGTGGTGCGCAAGCGCGACGGCGGCCGCGATACGGTGATGTATCTCGAAGGCTCCGACCAGCATCGCGGCTGGTTCCAATCGTCTCTGCTGGAATCGAGCGGGACGCGGGGACGCGCGCCCTACGACATCGTCCTCACCCACGGGTTCGTGCTCGATCCCAAGGGATTGAAGATGTCGAAGTCGAAGGGCAACGTCGTGGCGCCGCAGAGCGTCATCAAGGATTCCGGCGCCGACATCCTGCGTCTCTGGGTGGCGGCCTCGGATTATGCCGACGACCTGCGCATCGGCCCGGAGATCATCAAGACCTTCGCCGAGACCTATCGCAAGCTGCGCAACTCGGTTCGCTGGATGCTCGGCTCGCTGGCGCATTTCGAGGCGGGTCAGGTCGTGCCTGATGCCGGATCGCCGGACTTCGCCGCATTGCCGGAACTGGAGCGTCTCATCCTGCACCGGCTGTGCGAACTCGACGGCGAGATCCGCGAGGCCTACGCCACCTTCGACACCAAGCGGGTGGTGGCGCTCCTCAACGGCTTCATGACCGGCGACCTCTCGGCCTTCTATTTCGACGTGAGAAAGGACGCGCTCTATTGCGATCCGATCTCGTCGCGGGTCCGCCGTGCCTCGCTGCAGGTGATCGACGAGACCTTCCGTCGGGTCACGATCTGGCTCGCCCCCGTCCTCGCCTTCACGGCCGAGGAGGCCTGGCTCGACCGCTACCCGTCCGAGGTCGGCTCGGTCCATCTCGAGACCCTGCCCGAGACTCCGGCTTCCTGGCGGAATGCGGCCCTCGCCGAGCGCTGGCAGAAGATCCGCCGTGTCCGCCGGGTGGTCACCGGCGCCCTGGAGATCGAGCGCGCGGCCAAGCGGATCGGGGCGAGCCTGGAGGCGGCGCCGACCGTCTTCGTCGCCGATCCCGACCTGTTGGCGGCGCTCGAAGGGGTCGATTTCTCGGAAGTCTGCATCACCTCCGGCATCACGATCACCGAGGGCGAGGGACCGGCCGAGGCCTTCAGTCTCGACGACGTGCGCGGCGTGGCGGTCGTGTCGGGGCCGGCCAAGGGCCGCAAATGCGCCCGGTCCTGGCGGGTCTCCGAGACGGTCGGGTCCGACCCCGATTATCCGGACGTGACCCCCCGCGACGCCCGGGCCTTGCGCGAATGGGATGCCCTCCACGGCACGGCGAGCGCTGCGTGAGCCGAGTCGATCCCCCGCCCTTCCCTCTGCCCTTCCCCCTGAACGGGGGAGGGTGCTTCCGCAGCGTGTGGGAGACGGGAACAGCGAGCGCATGATGCCCTTCCGCCTCGGCCTCACCGTCCTGCTGACCACCCTCGTCCTCGATCAGGCGTCCAAGCTCGGGCTGTATTTCGGCACCGATCTGGTGCTGACCCAGCCCTGGCACCTGACCTCGTTCGCCGATTTCGTCGTGGTCTGGAATCGCGGCATCTCCTACGGACTGTTCCAGCAGGATGGCGGTCTCGGCCGCTGGATCCTGGTCGCGGTGTCGGTCGCGGCCTCCGTCGGGATGATCGTGTGGATGCGCCGCGCCGCCTCGCGGCTCCTGGCCGCCGCCCTCGGCCTCATCGCCGGCGGGGCGATCGGCAACGCCATCGACCGCGCGGCCTACGGTGCGGTGTTCGATTTCGTGCACCTGCATGCGGGTGCCTGGTCCTGGTACGTGTTCAATGTGGCCGATGCGGCCATCGTCGCCGGCGTGATCGGCCTGCTCCTCGACAGCCTGATTCCCGTCCGACGGCCCCGTGACGAGGCGCCGCCGGCCGGCGTCTGAAGAACCGCTCGGTTGTGATCCGTAAACCACAGTGGGGATCGTTGTGGCCGCGAGGCTGGTGCGCTGCGGCCAAGGCGCCATACGATCGCCTGAAACCGCCGTCAGGCCAGAAGGGCAGGATCGGTATCGACCAATAAGGGCCGGAACGTTCCGGGTCGGCGCGAATTCGGGCCGGCATCATTTGGGGGCAGCATGATCGGCCATCGTGGGTTCATCCTCGGCCTTACCGGGCTCCTGGCGGCCAGCGGCGCACAGGCGCAGCAGGGCGTGTTCATGCGCGACACGCTGAGCAGCATCGGTCTGATCGAGCCCGAAAAGCCGACCATCACCTATCGCGAGCGGGCTCCCCTGGTGATGCCGCCCAAGCTCGACGGCAAGGCGCTTCCGCCGCCGCGTACCGCCACCGCCACTCCGCAATGGCCCAAGGACCCCGAGATCGTTCAGCGCGACCGCGAGATCGCCGACGCGAAGAAGCCGATCGCGCGCGGGACGCAGGGTCGCATGAACGACAACAACATGACGCTGTCCGTCGACGAGATGCGCGGCGGGCGCCGTGCCGATGCGGGCGTGCGCACCGAGCCGGGCCGGCCCGAGAGCGACGGCGCCTCGTCGTCGATCTGGAGCGCCTTCGACATCTTCGGCAAGCGCGACACCAAGGCCGAGCCCATCCTCGCCGAGCCCGATCGCGACACGCTCACCGATCCGCCCAACGGATATCGCAAGGCTCCGAAGGCGGTGGCCAGGAACAACAGCGATCCGATCAACAACCCTTCGCGCGAGCGTGAGGAAGCCGACCCGGGTACCTACCTCCGGGGACGCTAGGGTCCGTTTCGTTCGAAGGGACCCATGATTTCGACGGTCGCGCCGGTTTCCTCGCGGCGACACCGTGAGACCGAAGCTCGCGCCGTCGGGTTCGGCGCAGTGATCGACGCGAGACAGGCGCCGGTACGGGATTTGCCCTGATCTCGCCGTCCGAGATCTTGCTGATTGAGGTCTCGGCATCCGAGGTTGGCATCCGAAGAGTGCGCAAAGGGCATTGCGCTCATGACGGGCGGTCACGATTGGCCGACGTATCAAGGAAAAGACGATGCATCTGCTGCGGAAGGATACGCCCGGGTTCTCGCTCAACCGCCGCTACGGCCATGCCGGCCGGGCCGAGGCCGCGCCGTTCGGCCGGTCCGAGGCGGGCGGGCCCGAAGTCTCCGCCTTCGCCCTCGACAACGGCCTCGACGTGGTTGTGGTGCCGGATCATCGCGCCCCGGTGGTGACGCACATGGTGTGGTACCGCAACGGTTCGGCCGATGATCCGATCGGACAGTCCGGCATCGCGCATTTCCTCGAGCATCTGATGTTCAAGGGCACGGAGAAGCATCCCGTCGGCGCCTTCTCGCAGGCCGTGTCCGGTCTCGGCGGCCAGGAGAACGCCTTCACCTCCTACGACTACACCGCCTATTTCCAGCGCGTCGCCCGCGACCACCTGAAGACCATGATGGAGTTCGAGGCCGACCGCATGACCGGGCTCGTCCTCGAGGATGCCGTGGTGGCGCCCGAGCGCGACGTGGTGCTGGAAGAGCGCCGCATGCGGGTCGAGACCGATCCTTCGGCCCAGCTCTCGGAGGCCATGGCCGCCTCGCTGTTCGTGCATCACCCCTACGGCACGCCGATCATCGGCTGGATGCACGAGATCGAGGATCTCAACCGCACCCACGCCCTCGATTATTACAACCGCTTCTATACGCCCGAGAACGCCATCCTGGTGGTCGCCGGCGACGTGACCCCCGACGAGGTCCGCCGCCTCGCCGACGACACCTACGGCCTCGTGACGCCGCGCGGCGCGCGGCCGGTGCGGGTGCGCGCCAAGGAGCCGGAGCCGCGCGCGCTCCGCCGGCTCAGCGTCGCCGATCCGAAGGTGGAGCAGCCGACCCTGCAGCGGCTCTACCTCACCCCCTCCTGCATGACCGCCCGTGACGGCGAGTGCCACGCCTTGGAGCTCCTCGCCGAGGTGATGGGCGGCGGCTCGACCTCGTTCCTCTATCGCAAGCTGGTGATGGAGCTCGGCGTCGCCGTGAATGCCGGCGCCTGGTACATGGGCTCGGCCATCGACGATACCCGCTTCTCGGTCTACGCCATCCCCGCCGAGGGCGTCAGCCTGGAGCGCCTGGAGGAAGAGGTCGACCGCGTCCTGCGCCGGGTTCCCTCGGAGGCCCTGGGCTCGGAGGCGATCGAACGGGCCAAGACCCGGCTCGTCGCCGAGACGGTCTATTCCTCCGACAGCCAATCGTCGCTCGCCCGCATCTACGGGTCGGCGCTGGCCATCGGCGAGAGCATCGAAGAGGTCCGCCGCTGGCCCTCCGACATCGAGGGCGTGACGCAGGCCCGGCTCGCCGCCGTCGCCGAGCGCTACCTGATCCCCGCCCGCTCCGTCACCGGATACCTGACCAAGACGCGCGATCCCGACGCCGCCGCTGCGTGAGGCAAGCCCACGCACGATCCGACGATCCCGGCCCGGGCGCCCAGAAGAAGAATGAGGTTCTCATGAACTCGGTCGAAGCCAATCTGGTCGATACCACCGCCCGCAGCGCGAACGCCCCGACGCTCGCCCTCCCGGTGGCCACTGCCGCCGGCATCGAGGCGTGGCACGTGGAATCGCCCGTGGTGCCGATGATCGCCCTGGCCTTCACCTTCGAGGGCGGAGCCGCGCAGGACCCGGAGGGCAAGGGCGGCGTCGCGCAGATGCTGGCGCGCCTCCTCGACGAGGGCGCGGGCGATCTCTCCTCCGACGCGTTCCAGGAGCGCCTGGCGGCGCGGGCCATCGAATTGTCGTTCCATGCCGGCGCGGATGCGATCGGCGGCTCGCTCAAGATGCTGGTCAAACACGCGGACGAGGCCATCGACCTCCTCGCCCTGGCGCTCGCCAAGCCCCGTTTCGACCCCGACGCCATCGAGCGGGTGCGGGCACAGACCCTGGCCGGCCTGCGCTACCAGCAGAACGATCCGGGCGTGATGGCCTCGCGCCGCTTCTTCGCCGAGGCCTATGCCGGCCATCCCTATGCGCGGCCCTCGTCCGGCACGCCGGAGAGCATCGCCGCCATCACCCGCGACGACCTCGTGGCGATGCATCGCCGGCTCATCGGCCGCGGCGGCCTGAAAGTGGCCGCCGTGGGCGCCATCGACGCCGACCGTCTGGCCGATGCCCTCAACCGCGCCTTCGGCGTCCTCGACGAGGCCGGCCCGCTGACCGCCATACCGCAGACGAAGGTCGGCCAGCTCGGCCGTCGCGTCGTCGTCGACATCGACGTTCCGCAATCCGTCCTGCGCTTCGGCATGGGCGGTGTGCCGTGGAACGACCCGGACTTCATCCCGGCCTACGTGCTCAACCATATCCTCGGTGGCGGCTCCTTCACCTCGCGCCTGTTCCAGGAAGTGCGGGAGAAGCGCGGGCTGGCCTATTCCGTCGGCACCTCCCTCGTCAGTCACCGGGCCAGCGCCATGACCTGGGGCTATACCGCCACCAAGAACGAGCGCGTCGGCGAAGCCCTCTCCGTGATCGGCGACGAGATCGGCCGGCTCATCACCGAGGGACCGTCCGACGAGGAACTCCAGAAGGCCAAGGACTATCTCACCGGCTCCTATGCGCTCGGCTTCGACACCTCGACCAAGATCGCTCACCAGCTCGTGCAGATCGCCTTCGAGGGACTCGGCATGGACTATTTCGGCCGCCGCAACGACATGGTGGCGAACGTAACCCAGGCCGATATCCGCCGTGCCGGCGCCCGCACCTTCGCCGACGGCAAGATGCTGGTCGTGGCCGCGGGCCGTCCCACCGACTTCGTCTGACCCTCCGGCCCGGACACGGAACCCGGCGGCCTCCCGGTCGGGAGGCCGTTCGCGTCCCTCCCGCTCTCAGGCTTCCGGCACGACCGTTGCCAGGGATCGCCTCATCCTGCATTCAGGGCCGATGGCGGCCTGGAACAGGTGCCGGGAGAGCAGGGATGACGCGTTTCGTTCGATATCTGCCGGGGCTGGCGTTCGGCCTGATGGCCGGCCCTGCTCTCGCCCATACCGGGCAGGGTGATGCATCCGGTCTCGCCCATGGGTTCCTGCATCCGCTGACCGGCCTCGACCACATGCTCGCCATGGTGGCGGTCGGCCTCCTCGCCGCTCAGGTCGGCGGCCGGGCGATCCTGCTCGTCCCGCTCTCGTTCCTCGGCATGATGATCGTCGGCGGCGCGCTCGGCGCATCCGGCGTGGCATTGCCGCAAGTGGAGATCGCCATCGCCCTGTCGGTAGCCGTGCTCGGCGCCGCCGTCGCCCTTCATCTGGCGATGCCGGTCGCCGTTTGCATGGCGCTGGTGGGCGTCTTCGCGGTGTTCCACGGCCATGCCCACGGCGCCGAGATGCCGGAGGCGGCCTCCGGTCTCGCCTACGGCGCCGGCTTCGTTGCGGCCACCGCTCTTCTCCATGTCGTAGGTCTCGGTCTCGGCCGCGTCATGGGTCGTCTCGACGGAGCGACCGGTCGTCCGGCCCTGCGCATCGCCGGCGCCGCCTTCACCGCTGCCGGTCTCGGCCTCCTCGCCGGCGCGCTGTGAGAGCCACGCCCTAGAGATTCTGCGCCAGGGCTTCGGCCTCGGCACGGCCCCGCTCGCGGGATTGCCGGTCGAGGTCGGCCCCCATCAATCCCTTCTCGACGGCGATCTGGTGGATGTCGGTGATGCCGACCATGCGCAGCCAAGTCGCCATGTAGGTCGACTGGTGATCGTAGATCTCGGCCGGGAAATCCTCGCCGATGGCGACGCCGCGCGCGTTGACGACCACCGCCGTCGCATCGAGCATCCCGTTCTGGCCGCGCTCGTCGAAGGTGAAGAGCAGGTCCTTCTGGGAGACCAGATCGAACAGGTGCTTGAGCTTGTAGGGGATCGTGTAGTTCCACATCGGCACCGCGAACAGGATCAGATCTGCGGCGCGAAACCTCTCGGCCAGGGCGCGGATCGCGACCCAGGCCTCCTCCTGTGCCGGGCTCAGGGCCTCGCCCGCCAGCGCCGCGTATTTGCCGGCCAGGGCCTCGCCGTCGAATTCGGGAAGCGGCGTGTTCCAGACGTCGAGGACGTCCACGGTCCCATCGTCATGCTTGGCGCCCCAGGCATCCAGGAAGGCATGGGCCACCTCGATCGAGGCGGAGCGCTCCTTGCGCGGCGACGCTTCGACATAGAGCAGATGGGGCATGCGCGAGACCTTCACACGGGGTGAGCAAGTACGGGAATGTATCGCACTGCGCGCCAAGGCCCAGGGGCGGCGACCGAGCGACGTCGAACCTCCCGCGCGGGCCGTGCCCATCGCATTCCACCGCCGGACGACCCATCTAGAGAATCATCCCGAAAAGTGGGAACCGGTTGTCGAAAAAAGACGATGCCGTAGACCTCAGGTTTCCATCCGCAGGACAGGCCGATGCAGCTCACCGGACTTCATCATCTCACCGCCATCACCGCGCGTGCCGCCGACAACGCGGCGTTCTATACGCGGGTTCTTGGGCTGCGACTCGTGAAGAAGACGGTGAACCAGGACGACGTCTCGGCCTATCACCTGTTCTACGCCGACGGCATCGCGGCCCCCGGCACCGACATGACGTTCTTCGACTGGCCGGCACCGCCCGAGCGTCGCGGCACCGACAGCATCGTCCGGACCGCCTTCCGCGTCTCGGGCGAGGGCACGATCGCGTGGTGGCGGGAGCATCTCGCGCGCCAGGGCGTGGCGCATGGGGAGCCCATCGTTCGCGACGGTCGGCTCACCCTGGATTTCGAGGATGCCGAGGGCCAACGCCTGATGCTGGTGGATGATGGCGGCCTCGGCGACGCCCATCCCTGGTCCGGCAGCCCGGTGCCGGCCGAGCGCCAGATCCGCGGGCTGGGGCCGATTCGCCTCAGCCTCTCGCGGATCGAGGCGACCGAGGCCGTGCTCGCCGAGGTCCTCGGGATGAGCCATGTTCGCACCTATGAGCTGCCGGAAGGCGAGGTTCGCGTCTGGCAGATGGGAGAGGGCGGCGCCGGGGCCGAACTCCACCTCGTCGCCGAACCCGGCTCGCCGGCCGCGCGCCAGGGTGCCGGCGCCGTGCACCACGTCGCCTTCCATATCCCCGATGCGGATTACTCAGCCTGGGCCGACAGGCTGAAGCAGCGTCGCATGCCCTCGAGCGGGCCGGTGGACCGCTATTATTTCCGCAGCCTCTACTTTCGCGAGCCCAACGGCATCCTGTTCGAGATCGCGACGGATGGGCCTGGCTTCACCGCCGACGAGGCCTTGGAGACTCTGGGCGAGCGCCTGTCTCTTCCCCCCTT belongs to Methylobacterium sp. 77 and includes:
- the ileS gene encoding isoleucine--tRNA ligase, producing the protein MTDSTAPDAGLPARDYSQTLFLPKTEFPMRAGLPVREPHLLERWAATDLYGQIRVKAAGRPKFVLHDGPPYANGNIHIGTALNKILKDVIVRSQGALGYDANYVPGWDCHGLPIEWKIEEQYRAKGRNKDDVPVIEFRQECRTFAAHWLDVQRAEFKRLGVTGDWEHPYATMAFPAEAAIARELMTFAMTGQLYRGSKPVMWSVVEKTALAEAEVEYEDHVSDTIFAAFRLTAGAAADLAAARIVIWTTTPWTMPGNRAVAYSKRVAYGLYRVTQAAEENWAKVGDSYLLADTLAAGLFASARVEAFERVRDVSAAELAGLTLAHPLAGHTPGYDFQVPLLDGDHVTDEAGTGFVHTAPGHGREDFEVWMANGRALQGRGIDTRIPYTVDADGALTEEAPGFTGKLVLTPKGEKGDANKAVIAALTGAGTLVARGTLKHSYPHSWRSKKPVIFRNTPQWFIALDRPVESLDGRTLREVALKAIDETQWVPTQGKNRINGMVANRPDWVVSRQRAWGVPITVFVKRGTSEVLRDEAVNARIAAAFKAEGADAWFTDADGARFLAPDYDPADYEKVTDVLDVWFDSGSTHAFVLDDPEMFPGLSGVVRKRDGGRDTVMYLEGSDQHRGWFQSSLLESSGTRGRAPYDIVLTHGFVLDPKGLKMSKSKGNVVAPQSVIKDSGADILRLWVAASDYADDLRIGPEIIKTFAETYRKLRNSVRWMLGSLAHFEAGQVVPDAGSPDFAALPELERLILHRLCELDGEIREAYATFDTKRVVALLNGFMTGDLSAFYFDVRKDALYCDPISSRVRRASLQVIDETFRRVTIWLAPVLAFTAEEAWLDRYPSEVGSVHLETLPETPASWRNAALAERWQKIRRVRRVVTGALEIERAAKRIGASLEAAPTVFVADPDLLAALEGVDFSEVCITSGITITEGEGPAEAFSLDDVRGVAVVSGPAKGRKCARSWRVSETVGSDPDYPDVTPRDARALREWDALHGTASAA
- the lspA gene encoding signal peptidase II — encoded protein: MMPFRLGLTVLLTTLVLDQASKLGLYFGTDLVLTQPWHLTSFADFVVVWNRGISYGLFQQDGGLGRWILVAVSVAASVGMIVWMRRAASRLLAAALGLIAGGAIGNAIDRAAYGAVFDFVHLHAGAWSWYVFNVADAAIVAGVIGLLLDSLIPVRRPRDEAPPAGV
- a CDS encoding pitrilysin family protein — encoded protein: MHLLRKDTPGFSLNRRYGHAGRAEAAPFGRSEAGGPEVSAFALDNGLDVVVVPDHRAPVVTHMVWYRNGSADDPIGQSGIAHFLEHLMFKGTEKHPVGAFSQAVSGLGGQENAFTSYDYTAYFQRVARDHLKTMMEFEADRMTGLVLEDAVVAPERDVVLEERRMRVETDPSAQLSEAMAASLFVHHPYGTPIIGWMHEIEDLNRTHALDYYNRFYTPENAILVVAGDVTPDEVRRLADDTYGLVTPRGARPVRVRAKEPEPRALRRLSVADPKVEQPTLQRLYLTPSCMTARDGECHALELLAEVMGGGSTSFLYRKLVMELGVAVNAGAWYMGSAIDDTRFSVYAIPAEGVSLERLEEEVDRVLRRVPSEALGSEAIERAKTRLVAETVYSSDSQSSLARIYGSALAIGESIEEVRRWPSDIEGVTQARLAAVAERYLIPARSVTGYLTKTRDPDAAAA
- a CDS encoding pitrilysin family protein, whose protein sequence is MNSVEANLVDTTARSANAPTLALPVATAAGIEAWHVESPVVPMIALAFTFEGGAAQDPEGKGGVAQMLARLLDEGAGDLSSDAFQERLAARAIELSFHAGADAIGGSLKMLVKHADEAIDLLALALAKPRFDPDAIERVRAQTLAGLRYQQNDPGVMASRRFFAEAYAGHPYARPSSGTPESIAAITRDDLVAMHRRLIGRGGLKVAAVGAIDADRLADALNRAFGVLDEAGPLTAIPQTKVGQLGRRVVVDIDVPQSVLRFGMGGVPWNDPDFIPAYVLNHILGGGSFTSRLFQEVREKRGLAYSVGTSLVSHRASAMTWGYTATKNERVGEALSVIGDEIGRLITEGPSDEELQKAKDYLTGSYALGFDTSTKIAHQLVQIAFEGLGMDYFGRRNDMVANVTQADIRRAGARTFADGKMLVVAAGRPTDFV
- a CDS encoding HupE/UreJ family protein, giving the protein MTRFVRYLPGLAFGLMAGPALAHTGQGDASGLAHGFLHPLTGLDHMLAMVAVGLLAAQVGGRAILLVPLSFLGMMIVGGALGASGVALPQVEIAIALSVAVLGAAVALHLAMPVAVCMALVGVFAVFHGHAHGAEMPEAASGLAYGAGFVAATALLHVVGLGLGRVMGRLDGATGRPALRIAGAAFTAAGLGLLAGAL
- a CDS encoding NAD(P)H-dependent oxidoreductase translates to MPHLLYVEASPRKERSASIEVAHAFLDAWGAKHDDGTVDVLDVWNTPLPEFDGEALAGKYAALAGEALSPAQEEAWVAIRALAERFRAADLILFAVPMWNYTIPYKLKHLFDLVSQKDLLFTFDERGQNGMLDATAVVVNARGVAIGEDFPAEIYDHQSTYMATWLRMVGITDIHQIAVEKGLMGADLDRQSRERGRAEAEALAQNL
- a CDS encoding ring-cleaving dioxygenase, coding for MQLTGLHHLTAITARAADNAAFYTRVLGLRLVKKTVNQDDVSAYHLFYADGIAAPGTDMTFFDWPAPPERRGTDSIVRTAFRVSGEGTIAWWREHLARQGVAHGEPIVRDGRLTLDFEDAEGQRLMLVDDGGLGDAHPWSGSPVPAERQIRGLGPIRLSLSRIEATEAVLAEVLGMSHVRTYELPEGEVRVWQMGEGGAGAELHLVAEPGSPAARQGAGAVHHVAFHIPDADYSAWADRLKQRRMPSSGPVDRYYFRSLYFREPNGILFEIATDGPGFTADEALETLGERLSLPPFLEGRRAEIEAGLKPL